A stretch of Lactiplantibacillus brownii DNA encodes these proteins:
- a CDS encoding ISL3-like element IS1165 family transposase, whose product MSQLDNTLKLLGITDTNIQVFGTREEFNGRGSGRKKYLVIQAELTYTLRRCPSCGYNTLHPNGHKLTHVHISGPMDRPVILELNKQRWRCSNCHSTCTATTPVVSTNHAIGHGLATHVLKLASKSLPAKTIASLTGISTNSVQRILTANIHPHASRRLPINLCFDEFRSTHGSMSFICIDADTHKSVKVLSDRLNRTIKQFFLSQYSTVERAAVQRVIMDMNASYQAFVHELFPNAELIIDRFHIIQLMGRTMDTIRTQCLKQLDKHSREYKVLKSLWRLFHKATPDAQKSRYLFGLNEYSTEQNAIDIGTDTFPAFKTAYETYIDLHDALMGRHADELKNIITNYQPNGTPLDTAMHTLRKNLNGVINAAKSSYSNGPIEGINRKIKELKRACYGFSNQANMFTRVYQLIA is encoded by the coding sequence ATGTCTCAACTAGATAATACACTTAAATTACTGGGAATTACAGACACAAACATTCAGGTGTTCGGTACTCGTGAGGAATTTAATGGTCGGGGCTCGGGTCGCAAAAAGTATTTGGTCATCCAGGCAGAGCTTACCTACACACTCAGGCGCTGTCCCAGCTGTGGATACAATACGTTGCACCCTAACGGACACAAGCTCACTCATGTCCACATTTCAGGACCCATGGACCGGCCCGTAATTCTAGAGCTAAACAAGCAACGCTGGCGTTGTAGTAACTGCCATAGCACTTGTACGGCCACCACTCCAGTGGTATCAACCAACCACGCCATCGGTCACGGACTAGCGACTCATGTGCTGAAGCTAGCCAGTAAATCACTCCCGGCTAAGACTATCGCCAGTCTCACCGGTATTTCGACAAACTCAGTTCAGCGTATTTTGACGGCTAATATTCATCCACACGCGAGCCGCCGGTTACCGATTAATCTATGCTTTGATGAATTCCGTTCCACGCACGGCTCCATGTCGTTTATTTGCATTGACGCCGACACTCACAAATCAGTTAAAGTACTTAGCGACCGCCTTAATAGAACCATCAAACAGTTCTTTCTTAGTCAGTACAGCACCGTAGAACGGGCCGCGGTTCAACGCGTCATCATGGACATGAACGCCTCCTATCAGGCATTCGTGCACGAACTATTCCCTAACGCCGAACTCATTATTGATCGGTTCCACATTATTCAATTAATGGGCCGGACGATGGATACCATTCGCACTCAATGTTTAAAGCAACTCGACAAGCATTCGCGGGAATATAAAGTACTGAAATCACTATGGCGCCTATTCCACAAGGCCACCCCTGACGCACAAAAGAGCCGCTACCTCTTCGGCCTGAATGAGTACTCGACCGAACAGAACGCTATTGATATTGGAACCGATACGTTTCCGGCCTTCAAAACAGCTTATGAAACCTACATCGATCTCCACGATGCTTTGATGGGGCGTCACGCTGATGAACTCAAGAATATCATCACTAACTATCAGCCTAACGGCACGCCCCTAGATACGGCCATGCATACCCTACGAAAGAATCTTAATGGAGTAATTAATGCCGCCAAATCGTCCTACTCTAACGGACCGATAGAAGGCATCAACCGTAAGATCAAGGAGCTCAAACGTGCTTGTTATGGCTTCTCCAATCAGGCCAATATGTTCACACGCGTCTACCAGCTGATTGCCTAG
- the apf gene encoding aggregation-promoting factor: MKAKNLVLSTVAALGLFTVAATTANADTVTVKAGDTVAKIASEHQTTISAIEKANNLKNVNLIFVGDQLEVNGSTTATTTSTNTVAASTTAATTNNTTSQNTAATTSQNTTSSTSQNTATAATSSDTSASTTTTTTSDSDSSAKAWIANKESGGSYTATNGQYIGKYQLSSSYLNGDYSASNQEKVANSYVSSRYGSWSAAKAHWEANGWY, translated from the coding sequence ATGAAAGCTAAAAATCTTGTCTTATCAACTGTTGCTGCTTTAGGGTTATTCACTGTCGCTGCCACGACTGCCAATGCCGATACGGTTACGGTTAAAGCCGGTGACACGGTTGCTAAAATCGCTAGCGAACACCAAACAACGATTAGCGCCATTGAAAAAGCGAACAATTTAAAGAACGTTAACTTGATTTTTGTTGGTGACCAACTTGAAGTTAATGGTTCAACGACCGCTACAACCACGTCAACTAATACTGTGGCTGCTAGCACAACGGCCGCAACGACGAACAACACGACAAGTCAAAATACGGCTGCAACAACGAGCCAAAATACGACTTCATCAACGAGCCAAAACACTGCTACGGCAGCGACTAGCTCAGATACCAGCGCTTCAACGACCACAACCACAACTAGTGATAGTGACAGTTCAGCGAAAGCTTGGATCGCCAACAAAGAATCTGGTGGTTCATACACGGCTACTAATGGCCAATATATTGGTAAGTATCAATTGAGTTCATCATATTTAAATGGTGACTACTCAGCTTCTAACCAAGAAAAGGTCGCAAATAGCTATGTTTCTTCACGTTACGGTTCATGGAGTGCGGCTAAAGCACACTGGGAAGCTAACGGCTGGTATTAA
- a CDS encoding sugar O-acetyltransferase, whose amino-acid sequence MSSSKESPLTEKEKCFSQMWYDPNGDPSLIHERAQADELCTAINRLGQTSPERQRLLKALFPNQSKDVTIMNPIWADYGRYTSIGKGTFINRNAYFMDEALITIGANCMIGPNVGLYTANHALVATERNTGIEIALPITLEDNVWLGGNVCIVPGVTIGTGSVIGANSLVSKDIPANVVAAGNPCRVIRKITESDRIAHLIQ is encoded by the coding sequence ATGAGTAGTTCGAAAGAATCACCGCTAACTGAAAAGGAAAAGTGTTTTTCTCAAATGTGGTACGACCCAAATGGTGACCCGTCACTGATCCATGAACGTGCGCAGGCCGACGAACTTTGTACTGCAATAAATCGTTTAGGCCAGACTAGCCCTGAACGCCAGCGATTACTTAAAGCGCTATTTCCAAATCAATCCAAGGACGTCACTATTATGAATCCGATTTGGGCGGATTATGGTAGATATACCTCCATCGGCAAAGGCACTTTCATTAATCGTAACGCGTATTTCATGGACGAGGCATTGATCACGATTGGCGCAAACTGCATGATTGGCCCCAATGTTGGTCTATACACTGCAAATCACGCCTTAGTTGCGACCGAACGAAATACCGGCATCGAAATCGCCCTTCCCATCACTCTTGAAGACAATGTTTGGCTAGGTGGTAACGTCTGCATCGTACCAGGCGTAACCATTGGTACCGGTAGTGTCATCGGTGCCAATAGCTTAGTTAGTAAAGATATCCCCGCTAATGTGGTTGCTGCTGGGAATCCATGCCGGGTTATTAGAAAGATCACTGAATCGGATCGGATTGCTCACTTAATCCAGTAA
- the apf gene encoding aggregation-promoting factor gives MKIKNLVLSSAAALALFAATTTAADAATVTVKAGDTVAEIANTYNTTVNAIRDANNLSNVNLIFVGDQLEIGGNATTTSTTGTPAANTTVAATTTQSNQTVAAKTTPATTTIVNSTSSSVATTPKATVSSSSNTQSAASSYVAPKQTTTVATKPAATTQSTNTSSNTNSDESSAKAWIANKESGGSYSATNGQYIGKYQLSSSYLNGDYSAANQERVANNYVSSRYGSWAAAKAHSQATGWY, from the coding sequence ATGAAAATCAAAAACCTTGTATTATCATCTGCTGCAGCTTTAGCTTTATTCGCTGCTACGACTACTGCCGCTGACGCCGCTACTGTTACAGTTAAGGCTGGCGACACGGTTGCTGAAATTGCCAACACTTATAACACGACGGTTAACGCGATTCGCGATGCGAACAACTTGTCAAACGTTAACTTGATCTTTGTTGGCGACCAACTTGAAATTGGTGGTAATGCTACCACAACTTCAACAACCGGCACACCAGCTGCTAATACAACGGTTGCTGCAACGACTACTCAAAGCAACCAAACTGTTGCTGCTAAGACCACACCTGCAACGACTACTATTGTTAACTCAACAAGTAGCTCAGTTGCAACAACGCCTAAAGCAACTGTTTCAAGCTCAAGCAACACACAATCTGCAGCAAGTTCATATGTTGCACCAAAACAAACGACTACAGTAGCTACTAAGCCAGCTGCAACCACGCAATCAACTAACACGAGCAGCAACACTAACTCAGATGAAAGTTCAGCTAAAGCTTGGATTGCTAACAAAGAATCTGGTGGCTCATACTCAGCTACTAACGGCCAATACATTGGCAAATACCAATTAAGTTCATCATACTTAAATGGTGACTACTCAGCTGCTAACCAAGAACGCGTTGCTAACAACTACGTTTCATCACGTTATGGTTCATGGGCTGCAGCCAAAGCTCATTCACAAGCTACTGGCTGGTACTAA